A genomic stretch from Budorcas taxicolor isolate Tak-1 chromosome 15, Takin1.1, whole genome shotgun sequence includes:
- the APBB1 gene encoding amyloid beta precursor protein binding family B member 1, with product MSVPSSLSQSAINANSHGGPALSLPLPLHAAHNQLLNAKLQATAAGPKDLCSAMGEGGGPEPGPANAKWLKEGQNQLRRAATAHRDQNRNVTLTLAEEASQEPEMAPLGPKGLMHLYSELELSAHNAANRGPRGPGLIISTQEQGPDEGEEKAAGEAEEDDEEEEEEEEEDLSSPPGLPEPLESAEVPPGPQALADGPREHSKSASLLFGMRNSAASDEDSSWATLSQGSPSYGSPEDTDSFWNPNAFETDSDLPAGWMRVQDTSGTYYWHIPTGTTQWEPPGRASPSQGSSPREESQLTWTGFTHGERFEDGEFWKDEPSEEAPMDLGLKDEEGMLPFPAQSLSPEPLPQEEEKLPPRNANPGIKCFAVRSLGWVEMTEEELAPGRSSVAVNNCIRQLSYHKNNLHDPMSGGWGEGKDLLLQLEDETLKLVEPHSQALLHAQPIVSIRVWGVGRDSGRDFAYVARDKLTQMLKCHVFRCEAPAKNIATSLHEICSKIMAERRNARCLVNGLSLDHSKLVDVPFQVEFPAPKNELVQKFQVYYLGNVPVAKPVGVDVINGALESVLSSSSREQWTPSHVSVAPATLTILHQQTEAVLGECRVRFLSFLAVGRDVHTFAFIMAAGPASFCCHMFWCEPNAASLSEAVQAACMLRYQKCLDARSQASTSCLPAPPAESVARRVGWTVRRGVQSLWGSLKPKRLGAHTP from the exons ATGTCTGTTCCATCATCCCTGAGCCAGTCGGCCATTAATGCCAACAGCCACGGAGGCCCCGCACTgagcctgcccctgcccctgcacgCTGCCCACAACCAGCTGCTCAACGCCAAGCTGCAGGCCACGGCCGCAGGACCCAAGGATCTGTGCAGCGCcatgggggagggtggtgggccCGAGCCAGGCCCTGCCAACGCCAAGTGGCTAAAGGAGGGCCAGAACCAGCTCCGGCGGGCCGCCACAGCCCACCGCGACCAGAACCGCAATGTGACCTTGACCCTGGCTGAGGAGGCCAGCCAGGAACCCGAGATGGCACCCCTGGGCCCCAAAGGCCTGATGCACCTGTACTCTGAGCTGGAGCTCTCCGCCCACAATGCGGCCAACAGAGGGCCGCGAGGACCCGGCCTGATCATCAGCACCCAAGAGCAGGGCCCGGACGAGGGAGAGGAGAAGGCAGCAGGCGAGGCCGAGGAGGatgatgaggaagaggaggaggaagaggaagaggacttaTCTTCTCCCCCAGGGCTGCCGGAGCCCCTGGAGAGCGCGGAGGTGCCCCCTgggccccaggccctggcagaCGGCCCCCGAGAGCACAGCAAGAGCGCCAGCCTCCTGTTTGGCATGCGGAACAGCGCAGCCAGCGATGAGGACTCGAGCTGGGCCACCTTATCCCAGGGCAGCCCCTCTTATGGCTCCCCGGAGGACACAG ATTCCTTTTGGAACCCCAACGCCTTCGAGACGGATTCCGACCTGCCGGCTGGATGGATGAGGGTCCAGGACACCTCAGGGACCTACTACTGGCACATCCCAACGGGGACCACTCAGTGGGAGCCCCCGGGCCGGGCCTCACCATCACAGGGGAGCAGCCCCCGAGAGGAGTCCCAG CTCACCTGGACCGGCTTCACTCATGGAGAACGCTTTGAGGATGGAGAATTTTGGAAG gACGAGCCCAGTGAGGAGGCCCCGATGGATTTGGGGCTGAAGGACGAGGAGGGGATGTTGCCTTTCCCAGCTCAGAGCCTCAG CCCAGAGCCATTGCCCCAAGAGGAGGAGAAGCTGCCCCCACGGaatgccaacccagggatcaag TGTTTCGCCGTTCGCTCCCTAGGCTGGGTGGAGATGACTGAGGAGGAGCTGGCCCCTGGCCGCAGCAGCGTGGCAGTCAACAATTGCATCCGTCAGCTCTCCTACCACAAAAACAATCTACACGACCCCATGTCTGGCGGCTGGGGCGAG GGAAAggacctgctgctgcagctggagGATGAGACGCTAAAGCTGGTGGAGCCACACAGTCAGGCCCTGCTGCACGCCCAGCCCATCGTCAGCATCCGCGTGTGGGGCGTCGGGCGGGACAGCGGAAG GGACTTTGCCTACGTAGCTCGCGATAAGCTGACCCAGATGCTCAAGTGCCACGTGTTTCGCTGTGAGGCACCCGCCAAGAACATCGCCACCAGCCTGCATGAGATCTGCTCTAAG ATCATGGCAGAAAGGCGCAATGCCCGCTGCTTGGTAAACGGACTCTCCCTGGACCACTCTAAACTTGTGGACGTCCCTTTCCAAG TGGAATTCCCAGCACCTAAGAATGAACTGGTACAAAAGTTCCAAGTCTATTACCTGGGGAATGTGCCTGTTGCTAAACCTGTTG GGGTAGATGTGATAAATGGGGCCCTGGAATCCGTCCTGTCCTCCAGTAGCCGTGAGCAGTGGACCCCAAGTCACGTCAGCGTGGCCCCTGCCACTCTCACCATCTTGCACCAGCAG ACGGAGGCAGTGCTGGGGGAGTGCCGGGTGCGCTTCCTGTCCTTCCTGGCCGTGGGCAGAGACGTCCACACGTTTGCATTCATCATGGCTGCCGGCCCAGCCTCCTTCTGCTGCCACATGTTCTGGTGCGAGCCCAATGCTGCCAGCCTCTCGGAGGCCGTGCAGGCTGCGTGCATG CTCCGCTACCAGAAGTGTCTGGATGCCCGCTCCCAGGCCTCCACCTCCTGCCTCCCAGCGCCCCCAGCCGAGTCTGTTGCCCGGCGTGTGGGGTGGACCGTCCGCCGGGGCGTTCAGTCGCTGTGGGGCTCCCTCAAGCCTAAACGGCTGGGGGCCCACACCCCCTGA
- the SMPD1 gene encoding sphingomyelin phosphodiesterase: MPRHGVSPGHGRPRSGGEQASDRSFGAPCLRLLWLGLALALALPNSLVLWSPAEAHPLPAQGHPAKFIRIAPQLQEAFGWWNLTCPTCKGLFTAIDFGLRNQASVAWVGSVAIKLCMLLKIAPPAVCQSAVHLFEDDMVEVWTRSVLSPSEACGLLLGSSCGHWDIFSSWNISLPAVPKPPPQPPKPPAPGSPVSRVLFLTDLHWDHDYLEGTDPNCENPLCCRRDSGPPPASQPGAGYWGEYSKCDLPLRTLESLLSGLGPAGPFDMVYWTGDIPAHNVWQQSRQDQLRALTTVTALVKKFLGPVPVYPAVGNHESTPVNGFPPPFIKGNQSSHWLYEAMAEAWEPWLPAEALHTLRIGGFYALSPRPGLRLISLNMNFCSRENFWLLINSTDPAGQLQWLVGELQAAEDRGDKVHIIGHIPPGHCLKSWSWNYYRIVERYENTLAGQFFGHTHVDEFEVFYDEETLSRPLSVAFLAPSATTYIGLNPGYRVYQIDGNYSGSSHVVLDHETYILNLTEANEPGATPHWHLLYRARETYGLPNALPTAWHDLVYRMWRDTQLFQTFWFLYHKGHPPSEPCGTPCRLATLCAQLSARSDSPALCRHLVPDASLPDVQSLWSRPLLC, from the exons ATGCCCCGCCATGGAGTGTCTCCCGGCCACGGCCGCCCCAGGTCGGGCGGGGAGCAGGCATCGGACAGGTCCTTCGGGGCCCCCTGTCTGAGGCTCCTGTGGTTGGGCTTGGCACTTGCGCTGGCACTGCCCAACTCCCTGGTCCTCTGGTCCCCTGCGGAGGCCCACCCTCTTCCTGCCCAAGGCCATCCCGCCAAGTTCATTCGCATAGCGCCCCAGCTCCAGGAGGCCTTTGGCTGGTGGAACCTCACCTGCCCAACCTGCAAAGGACTATTCACCGCCATCGACTTCGGGCTGAGG AATCAGGCCAGTGTGGCCTGGGTGGGCTCCGTGGCCATCAAGCTGTGCATGCTGCTGAAGATCGCGCCGCCTGCCGTGTGCCAGTCAGCTGTCCACCTCTTCGAGGACGACATGGTGGAGGTGTGGACACGCTCAGTGCTGAGCCCGTCGGAGGCCTGTGGTCTGCTGCTGGGCTCTTCCTGTGGGCACTGGGACATCTTCTCCTCTTGGAATATCTCTCTGCCGGCCGTGCCAAAGCCGCCCCCCCAGCCGCccaagcccccagccccaggctcccctgtcagcCGCGTCCTCTTCCTCACTGATTTGCACTGGGATCACGACTACCTCGAAGGCACAGACCCCAACTGTGAGAACCCACTGTGTTGCCGCCGGGATTCGGGCCCACCGCCTGCCTCCCAGCCCGGTGCTGGGTACTGGGGCGAGTATAGCAAGTGTGACCTGCCTCTGCGAACCCTGGAGAGCCTGTTGAGTGGGCTGGGCCCCGCCGGCCCTTTTGATATGGTGTACTGGACAGGAGACATCCCTGCTCACAACGTCTGGCAGCAGTCTCGTCAGGACCAGCTGCGGGCGCTGACCACCGTCACAGCCCTTGTGAAGAAGTTCTTGGGGCCCGTGCCGGTGTACCCTGCCGTGGGCAACCACGAGAGCACACCCGTCAACGGCTTCCCTCCCCCCTTCATAAAGGGCAACCAGTCTTCCCACTGGCTCTATGAGGCGATGGCCGAGGCGTGGGAGCCCTGGCTGCCGGCTGAAGCCCTTCACACCCTCAG AATTGGGGGGTTCTATGCCCTTTCCCCACGCCCTGGCCTCCGCCTCATCTCTCTCAACATGAATTTCTGTTCCCGTGAGAACTTCTGGCTCTTGATCAACTCCACAGACCCTGCTGGACAGCTCCAGTGGCTGGTGGGGGAGCTTCAGGCCGCTGAGGACCGAGGAGACAAA GTGCACATAATTGGCCACATTCCCCCAGGGCACTGCCTGAAGAGCTGGAGCTGGAATTATTACAGGATTGTGGAAAG GTATGAGAACACCTTGGCCGGTCAGTTCTTTGGTCACACCCACGTGGATGAGTTTGAGGTCTTCTATGACGAAGAGACCCTCAGCCGGCCGCTGTCTGTAGCCTTCCTGGCGCCCAGTGCCACCACCTACATCGGCCTTAATCCTG GGTACCGTGTCTACCAAATAGACGGCAACTATTCCGGGAGCTCTCACGTGGTCCTGGACCATGAGACCTACATCCTGAACCTGACGGAGGCGAACGAGCCCGGAGCCACACCACACTGGCACCTCCTCTATAGGGCTCGGGAAACCTATGGGCTGCCCAACGCGCTGCCCACCGCCTGGCACGACCTGGTGTACCGCATGTGGAGGGACACACAGCTTTTCCAGACCTTCTGGTTTCTCTACCATAAGGGCCACCCGCCCTCGGAGCCCTGCGGCACACCCTGCCGCCTCGCTACCCTGTGTGCCCAGCTCTCCGCCCGCTCAGACAGCCCTGCTCTGTGTCGCCACCTGGTGCCGGATGCGAGCCTCCCCGATGTCCAGAGCCTGTGGTCAAGACCACTGCTGTGCTGA